The following are encoded together in the Salvelinus alpinus chromosome 29, SLU_Salpinus.1, whole genome shotgun sequence genome:
- the LOC139558514 gene encoding uncharacterized protein produces the protein MNCLAGLWKMQVIKYPGSSSKNVSSSKNVSSGKNVSSSKNVSSSKNVSSSKNVSSSKNVSSSKNVSSSKNVSSGKNVSSSKNVSSTKNVSSGKNVSSGKNVSSSKNVSSGKNVSSGKNVSSSKNVSSGKNVSSSKNVSSGKNVSSGKNMSSSKNVSSSKNVSSSKNVSSGKNVSSGKNVSSGKNVSSRRECGVSSENVASFSENVESFSENVESFSENVASLVSSENVEVSSENVESFSENVESFSENVESFSENVESFSENVESF, from the exons ATGAACTGTCTCGCAGGGCTGTGGAAGATGCAGGTCATTAAATACCCTGGATCCTCCAGTAAGAATGTGTCCTCCAGTAAGAATGTGTCCTCAGGTAAGAATGTGTCCTCCAGTAAGAATGTGTCCTCCAGTAAGAATGTGTCCTCCAGTAAGAATGTGTCCTCCAGTAAGAATGTGTCCTCCAGTAAGAATGTGTCCTCCAGTAAGAATGTGTCCTCAGGTAAGAATGTGTCCTCCAGTAAGAATGTGTCCTCCACTAAGAATGTGTCCTCCGGTAAGAATGTGTCCTCCGGTAAGAATGTGTCCTCCAGTAAGAATGTGTCCTCCGGTAAGAATGTGTCCTCAGGTAAGAATGTGTCCTCCAGTAAGAATGTGTCCTCCGGTAAGAATGTGTCCTCCAGTAAGAATGTGTCCTCCGGTAAGAATGTGTCCTCAG GTAAGAATATGTCCTCCAGTAAGAATGTGTCCTCCAGTAAGAATGTGTCCTCCAGTAAGAATGTGTCCTCAGGTAAGAATGTGTCCTCAGGTAAGAATGTGTCCTCAGGTAAGAATGTGTCCTCCCGG CGAGAATGTGGAGTCTCTAGTGAGAATGTGGCGTCTTTCAGTGAGAATGTGGAGTCCTTCAGTGAGAATGTGGAGTCCTTCAGTGAGAATGTGGCGTCTCTA GTCTCTAGTGAGAATGTGGAGGTCTCTAGTGAGAATGTGGAGTCATTCAGTGAGAATGTGGAGTCCTTCAGTGAGAATGTGGAGTCCTTCAGTGAGAATGTGGAGTCTTTCAGTGAGAATGTGGAGTCATTCTAG
- the LOC139559108 gene encoding SH3 domain-binding protein 5-like codes for MEPGSSRESPSGSGGPEVAGLREETPGEEAEDGDNCILKGGGDGGNENTLDKMKTERKDDAVTGKNIEDADEGKYEEELDPRIQEELEHLNQASDEINKLELQLDDARSSYRRILTDSARKLNAQGSQLGTCIEKARPYYEARRLTKEAQQETQKAALRYERAVSMHTAAREMVYVAEQGLLADRNTLDPTWQEMLNHATSKVNEAEEERLRSEREHQRVTQLCQEAEQRVQTLQKSLKRVIVKSKPYFELKAQFNHILEEHKANVVQLEERVAKVKMRYSVALRNLEQISEQIHAQRGRVQATRAHPVACGGRSSPVGAEAEVKAAVGVQVGGACGGGGGLDEKDWADGEKTRQWVERHREQGWGHRERNREQGWGHRERGEAGSDSMSDISLQTIASDLGKCDSVGHLGDLSDVSSLMGEDWERERSLIAENRDGNPRAEERVVRDVVIPTPRQDRLEEVRGAIGRERQESFVKQHHRSVSL; via the exons ATGGAACCAGGGAGTTCGCGTGAAAGTCCATCCGGCTCTGGGGGTCCCGAAGTGGCGGGCCTACGTGAGGAGACCCCCGGCGAAGAGGCTGAGGATGGGGACAACTGCATCCtgaaaggaggaggagatggaggcaacGAAAACACTCTGGACAAGATGAAAACAGAACGTAAGGATGACGCTGTTACTGGGAAAAATATTGAGGATGCCGATGAAGGCAAATATGAAGAGGAATTGGACCCTAGAATTCAG gaggagCTAGAGCACCTGAATCAGGCCAGTGATGAGATCAACAAGCTGGAACTGCAACTGGAT GATGCTAGGTCCAGCTACAGGAGGATCCTCACTGACTCAGCCAGGAAGCTCAATGCTCAGGGCTCCCAGCTAGGTACCTGTATCGAGAAGGCCAGGCCCTACTACGAAGCCCGCAGACTAACCAAAGAG GCCCAGCAGGAGACGCAGAAGGCAGCGTTGCGGTACGAGAGAGCCGTCTCCATGCATACGGCTGCCAGAGAGATGGTGTACGTGGCAGAGCAGGGGCTCCTGGCAGACAGGAACACTCTGGACCCCACCTGGCAGGAGATGCTCAACCACGCCACCTCCAAg GTGAACGAGGCAGAGGAGGAGCGGCTGCGGAGTGAGAGGGAGCACCAGCGGGTCACTCAGCTGTGCCAGGAGGCAGAGCAACGTGTCCAGACGCTCCAGAAATCCCTGAAGAGGGTCATCGTCAAGTCAAAACCTTACTTTGAGCTCAAGGCTCAGTTCAACCACATACTAGAG GAGCACAAGGCGAATGTGGTGCAGCTGGAAGAACGTGTCGCAAAGGTGAAGATGCGCTACTCCGTCGCCCTGCGCAACCTGGAGCAAATCAGCGAGCAGATCCATGCTCAGAGGGGGCGTGTCCAAGCCACCAGGGCCCACCCCGTAGCCTGCGGTGGGCGGAGCTCCCCGGTGGGGGCGGAGGCTGAGGTCAAAGCTGCGGTCGGGGTTCAGGTTGGAGGAGCCTGTGGCGGAGGAGGAGGCTTGGATGAGAAGGACTGGGCTGATGGAGAGAAGACCAGGCAGTGggtggagagacacagagagcagggCTGGGGTcacagggagagaaacagagagcaggGCTGGGGTcacagggagaggggggaggcagggtcAGACTCCATGTCTGACATTAGCCTCCAGACCATCGCCTCAGACCTGGGGAAGTGTGACTCGGTGGGGCACCTGGGGGATCTGAGTGACGTGAGCAGCCtgatgggagaggactgggagagggagaggtccTTGATAGCTGAGAACAGAGACGGGAACcccagggcagaggagagagttgTGAGGGACGTTGTCATCCCCACTCCAAGGCAGGATAGattggaggaggtgaggggggcgatagggagagagagacaggagagcttTGTCAAGCAGCACCACAGAAGTGTGAGTTTGTGA